A genomic segment from Lutibacter sp. A80 encodes:
- a CDS encoding adenylyltransferase/cytidyltransferase family protein, producing MKKKVFVSGCYDLLHSGHVAFFKEASTYGDLYVGIGSDKTVEELKGRLTINSELERLYMVKAIRYVTDAFINSGNGIMDFEEQLKALQPDCFVVNEDGYSPKKKELCKELGIELVVLNRIPSSGLPERSTTSLRNGNKSQLPYRIDLAGTWIDQVYVSKYAPGWAITLSLEPIIEYNERCGMSTSTRNAAKKIWPYTLPLEKPEKLAEILFRYENKPGNEFVSGAQDAIGICMPGLVRHYYDNDYWPKKIESIHTEEILCWLEEHLYMVLLWPRKQGLELMHNTEINKTNVTQLAMASEAVWNAILAKDLQAFASAFLKSFKAQTTMFPEMLNNEINEVIASYKNEALAWKLAGAGGGGYLILVSEKPIKDAIKIKIRRKNTGI from the coding sequence ATGAAAAAGAAAGTATTTGTATCGGGGTGTTATGATTTATTGCACTCTGGCCACGTAGCATTTTTTAAGGAAGCCTCTACCTATGGAGATTTATATGTTGGTATTGGATCTGATAAAACCGTAGAAGAGTTAAAAGGACGCCTTACCATTAATAGTGAGCTAGAGCGTTTGTATATGGTAAAAGCAATCCGCTATGTTACCGATGCATTTATAAATTCTGGAAACGGAATTATGGATTTTGAAGAACAGTTAAAAGCATTACAACCAGATTGTTTTGTTGTAAATGAAGATGGTTATTCACCTAAAAAGAAAGAGCTGTGTAAAGAATTAGGTATAGAATTGGTGGTTTTAAACAGAATTCCGAGTTCTGGTCTTCCAGAGCGTTCTACCACTTCTTTGCGCAATGGAAATAAATCTCAATTACCGTATCGTATAGATTTGGCAGGTACTTGGATCGATCAGGTGTATGTTTCTAAATATGCACCAGGATGGGCAATTACACTTTCGTTAGAACCTATTATAGAATATAACGAACGTTGTGGAATGAGTACTTCTACCAGAAATGCAGCCAAAAAAATATGGCCTTATACGTTACCTTTAGAAAAGCCAGAAAAATTAGCTGAAATTTTGTTCCGTTATGAAAATAAACCAGGAAATGAATTTGTTTCAGGAGCACAAGATGCTATTGGAATTTGTATGCCGGGTCTGGTAAGACATTATTACGATAATGATTATTGGCCAAAAAAAATAGAATCCATTCATACGGAAGAAATATTATGTTGGTTAGAAGAACATTTATATATGGTATTATTGTGGCCTCGCAAACAAGGCTTGGAGTTAATGCACAATACAGAAATTAATAAAACCAATGTAACACAATTAGCAATGGCATCGGAAGCGGTTTGGAACGCTATTTTAGCAAAGGATTTACAAGCATTTGCTAGCGCATTTTTAAAATCGTTTAAAGCACAAACAACCATGTTTCCCGAAATGCTAAATAACGAAATAAACGAAGTAATAGCTTCGTACAAAAATGAAGCCTTAGCTTGGAAATTAGCAGGAGCAGGTGGCGGAGGTTATCTTATATTAGTTTCAGAAAAACCGATTAAAGATGCCATAAAAATAAAAATTAGAAGAAAAAACACTGGAATTTAA
- a CDS encoding GDP-L-fucose synthase, with the protein MKKASKIYIAGHKGMVGSAIWRALTAAGYTNLIGKTSKELDLRNQAQVYKFIAEEKPEAIIDAAAKVGGILANSKNQYEFLLENMQIQNNLIQAAHTNNVSKFIFLGSSCIYPKLAAQPLKEDYLLTDSLEPTNEGYAIAKISGVKLCQFIRNQYQKDFVSLMPTNLYGPFDNFDLTASHVLPAMLRKFYEAKNNNNATVNLWGDGTPMREFLHVDDLAKAVLFTLEHKLPEHLYNVGTGTDVTIKQLATTIQKITGHTGTIDWDSSKPNGTPRKLLDVSKLNKLGWQASIELEEGIATTFKWFLENQETLKKKN; encoded by the coding sequence ATGAAAAAAGCATCAAAAATATACATAGCCGGACATAAAGGAATGGTAGGTTCTGCTATTTGGCGCGCTTTAACAGCAGCAGGTTACACCAATTTAATAGGTAAAACCAGCAAGGAATTAGACCTTCGTAACCAAGCGCAGGTTTATAAATTTATTGCTGAAGAAAAACCAGAAGCTATTATAGATGCGGCAGCTAAAGTTGGTGGAATTTTAGCAAATAGTAAAAATCAATACGAGTTTTTACTAGAAAATATGCAAATACAAAACAATTTAATACAAGCAGCACATACAAATAATGTGAGCAAATTTATATTTTTAGGCAGTTCTTGTATTTATCCTAAATTGGCAGCACAACCATTAAAAGAAGACTATTTATTAACAGACAGTTTAGAACCAACAAATGAAGGTTATGCCATTGCTAAAATTTCTGGAGTAAAATTGTGTCAATTTATACGCAATCAATATCAAAAAGATTTTGTGAGTTTAATGCCAACTAATTTATATGGTCCGTTCGATAATTTTGATTTAACAGCATCGCACGTACTACCAGCAATGCTTCGTAAATTTTATGAAGCCAAAAATAATAACAATGCCACTGTAAATTTATGGGGAGATGGTACTCCAATGCGCGAATTTTTACACGTAGATGATTTGGCAAAAGCAGTACTTTTTACCCTAGAACATAAATTACCAGAACATTTATACAATGTAGGTACAGGCACCGATGTTACTATAAAACAATTGGCTACAACCATTCAAAAAATAACCGGACATACCGGAACTATTGATTGGGATAGCAGTAAGCCAAATGGTACACCACGTAAATTATTAGACGTTTCAAAATTAAATAAGCTAGGTTGGCAGGCCTCTATAGAATTAGAAGAAGGTATAGCAACAACCTTTAAATGGTTTTTAGAAAATCAAGAAACCCTTAAAAAGAAAAATTAA
- a CDS encoding nitroreductase family protein, giving the protein MKSIIKSFILNKIYYFVREKYRYLRLFKAYKYDLNHYFKYSMGFTINKSKKKNIAEIILNTHVIEKGLTMPKTKLGFGYSRLEKLIDIVTSYILKFDSIDPQVLHSISVINEYFNFHKQKGYSVNTVLIVKHLKLLEIVTLKKIHYKSRNQISIDKSKYFKFSESSFADFSNSRSSIRNFTDEVVQKEIIYKVLDLARNTPSACNRQAVRVHLYTKKEQIQKILTIQGGNRGFGHLTTTLLIITFEPSLYFEESERNSGYVDGGMYCMNLLYSLHANKIAGCILNAAHNPKKDIEIRKYTNLPDSESFVAMIACGMTPSNFKVAMSYRYPLSYILKDHS; this is encoded by the coding sequence ATGAAAAGTATAATTAAGTCGTTTATTCTAAATAAAATATATTATTTTGTTAGAGAAAAATACCGATATTTAAGATTGTTTAAAGCGTATAAGTATGACTTAAATCATTATTTTAAATATTCAATGGGGTTTACTATTAATAAAAGTAAAAAAAAGAATATTGCTGAAATTATTTTAAACACTCACGTAATAGAGAAAGGATTAACAATGCCAAAAACTAAATTAGGGTTTGGGTATTCAAGATTGGAAAAATTAATTGATATTGTTACAAGTTATATTTTAAAATTTGATAGTATTGATCCGCAAGTTTTACATAGTATATCAGTAATAAATGAATATTTTAATTTTCATAAACAAAAAGGTTATAGTGTAAATACAGTATTAATAGTTAAACATTTAAAGTTATTAGAAATAGTTACTTTAAAAAAAATACATTATAAGTCTAGAAATCAGATAAGTATTGATAAATCTAAATATTTTAAGTTTAGTGAGAGTTCTTTTGCTGATTTTTCAAATTCAAGATCTTCAATCAGAAATTTCACAGATGAAGTTGTACAAAAAGAAATAATATACAAAGTATTAGATTTGGCTAGAAATACACCTTCAGCATGTAATAGGCAAGCGGTAAGGGTACATTTATATACTAAAAAAGAACAAATTCAAAAAATTTTAACCATACAAGGAGGAAATAGAGGGTTTGGGCATTTAACGACAACATTACTAATTATAACCTTTGAACCTTCTTTATATTTTGAAGAAAGTGAGCGTAATAGTGGCTATGTTGATGGAGGTATGTATTGTATGAATTTACTTTATTCTTTACATGCAAATAAAATTGCAGGTTGTATTTTAAATGCGGCACATAATCCTAAAAAAGATATAGAGATTAGAAAATATACAAATTTACCTGACTCAGAAAGTTTTGTAGCAATGATTGCATGTGGTATGACACCTTCAAATTTTAAAGTAGCTATGTCGTATAGGTATCCTCTAAGTTATATTTTAAAAGATCATTCATAA
- the gmd gene encoding GDP-mannose 4,6-dehydratase translates to MKKIAFITGVTGQDGAYLSEFLLKKGYEVHGLKRRSSQFNTDRIDHLYQDPHLDNKNFILHYGDMTDSTNLIRLIQEIQPDEIYNLAAMSHVAVSFETPEYTGNADGLGTLRLLDAVRLLGLEKKTKIYQASTSELYGKVQEVPQSETTPFYPRSPYAVAKMYAYWITVNYREAYNMFACNGILFNHESPIRGETFVTRKITRATARIALGLQDKMYLGNLDAKRDWGHAKDYVRMMWMILQAETPEDWVIATGKTTSVREFVRLSFAEVGIELEFKGTGVNERAVIKACNNKDYQVAIGKEVLAVDPTYFRPTEVDLLIGDPTKANTKLGWTPKYNLQELVKDMMQSDLKLMQKDQYLKDGGYTTLNYFE, encoded by the coding sequence ATGAAAAAGATCGCATTTATTACAGGAGTAACAGGGCAAGATGGCGCTTATTTAAGTGAGTTTTTGCTAAAAAAAGGCTATGAAGTACACGGTTTAAAACGTCGTTCTTCGCAATTTAATACAGACAGAATAGATCATTTATATCAAGATCCTCATTTAGATAATAAAAATTTTATACTTCATTATGGGGATATGACCGATAGTACCAATTTAATACGATTGATACAAGAAATTCAACCAGATGAAATCTATAATCTTGCAGCTATGAGTCATGTTGCTGTCTCTTTTGAAACACCTGAATACACTGGAAATGCGGACGGTTTAGGAACTTTACGTCTTTTAGATGCTGTACGTTTATTGGGATTGGAAAAAAAGACTAAAATTTATCAGGCTTCAACTTCAGAATTGTATGGGAAAGTACAAGAAGTACCACAATCTGAAACCACACCTTTTTACCCGCGTTCTCCGTATGCAGTTGCTAAAATGTATGCCTATTGGATTACCGTAAATTATAGAGAAGCATATAATATGTTTGCATGTAATGGTATTTTATTCAATCACGAGTCGCCAATTAGAGGAGAAACTTTTGTAACCAGAAAAATTACCAGAGCTACAGCGCGTATTGCATTGGGCTTACAAGATAAAATGTATTTAGGAAATCTAGATGCAAAGCGAGACTGGGGACACGCCAAAGATTATGTGCGTATGATGTGGATGATTTTACAAGCAGAAACTCCAGAAGATTGGGTAATTGCAACTGGTAAAACTACTTCGGTACGCGAATTTGTACGTTTAAGTTTTGCTGAAGTTGGTATAGAATTAGAGTTTAAAGGAACCGGTGTAAACGAAAGAGCTGTAATAAAAGCTTGTAATAATAAAGACTATCAAGTAGCTATTGGAAAAGAAGTATTGGCAGTAGATCCTACCTATTTTAGACCAACCGAAGTAGATTTATTAATTGGAGATCCTACCAAAGCAAATACAAAATTAGGATGGACTCCAAAGTATAATTTACAAGAACTTGTAAAAGATATGATGCAAAGCGATTTAAAGCTAATGCAAAAAGATCAATATTTAAAAGATGGTGGTTATACTACTTTAAATTATTTTGAATAG
- a CDS encoding glycosyltransferase yields MKKIAVITKYLPYYRLAVFNQLSLINKPIYEIIGDKKGREGIKTIPEDFLNKNVAEGGVTWLKSKSYYYKKSLQLWQTNVITRIFSKKYDLFILDGAVSHITTWLFAILCRLTGKKIIFWSHGLKGTDVGIKKKIRIFFFKYLPHGLILYGDFSKNVMVSEGFSSKKIFVIGNSLNYSVQKKVKTELLQNPDNLETFKTSIFKENYKTIVFIGRLLENKKVDEIINSMLELNKVGLKLNCIIIGDGPEKFNLIEYIDKNKLKDQVYFTGELYEEKEIAKFLLISDVMVSPGNVGLNCIHALSYGIPVVTHDNFSFQNPEVESINPNKNGLLYRYGDFKDMTYKIKDWFSNQRLNIQAECIKPIETKFNPKSHADSINKAVLEIIKNG; encoded by the coding sequence ATGAAAAAAATAGCTGTTATCACAAAATATTTGCCCTATTATAGATTGGCAGTATTTAATCAATTATCATTAATTAATAAACCAATTTATGAAATAATAGGTGATAAAAAAGGTAGGGAAGGTATTAAAACAATACCAGAAGATTTTTTAAATAAAAATGTTGCAGAAGGCGGTGTAACTTGGCTAAAAAGTAAGAGCTATTATTATAAAAAAAGTCTTCAATTATGGCAAACTAATGTAATTACAAGAATTTTTTCTAAAAAATATGATTTGTTTATTTTAGACGGTGCAGTATCTCACATAACTACTTGGTTATTTGCTATTCTATGTAGGCTGACTGGAAAGAAAATTATTTTTTGGTCTCATGGATTAAAAGGTACAGATGTAGGAATTAAAAAAAAAATTAGAATATTTTTTTTTAAATATTTACCTCATGGTCTAATATTATATGGTGATTTCTCAAAAAATGTAATGGTGTCCGAAGGCTTTTCTTCAAAAAAAATTTTTGTAATAGGAAATTCTTTAAATTATTCAGTCCAAAAAAAAGTAAAAACAGAGTTATTACAGAATCCTGATAACTTAGAAACATTTAAAACATCTATTTTTAAAGAGAATTATAAAACTATTGTTTTTATTGGGAGGCTTCTTGAAAATAAAAAGGTTGATGAGATTATAAATTCAATGTTAGAATTGAATAAAGTTGGTTTAAAGCTAAATTGTATTATTATAGGAGATGGACCTGAAAAATTTAATTTAATTGAATATATAGATAAAAATAAACTAAAAGATCAGGTTTATTTTACAGGTGAATTATATGAAGAAAAAGAGATTGCTAAATTTTTATTAATTTCAGATGTAATGGTTTCCCCAGGGAATGTTGGTTTAAATTGTATACACGCACTTTCTTATGGAATACCTGTAGTAACACATGATAATTTTAGTTTTCAAAATCCTGAGGTAGAATCTATTAATCCAAATAAAAACGGTTTGTTGTATAGATATGGTGATTTTAAAGATATGACTTATAAAATTAAAGATTGGTTTAGTAATCAACGTTTAAATATTCAGGCAGAATGTATAAAACCTATAGAAACTAAATTTAACCCCAAAAGTCATGCAGATTCTATTAATAAAGCTGTATTAGAAATTATTAAAAATGGTTAA
- a CDS encoding adenylyltransferase/cytidyltransferase family protein translates to MKIGITFSAFDLLHAGHIKMLEEAKSQCDYLICGLQTDPTIDRPEKNKPVQTVVERYIQLKGCKYVDEIVPYTTEQDLEDILHSFKIDVRIVGDEYQNKDFTGRTYCEENNITLYFNHRDHRFSSTSLRNEVHQREQKS, encoded by the coding sequence ATGAAAATAGGAATTACTTTTAGCGCATTTGACTTATTACATGCCGGACATATAAAAATGTTAGAAGAAGCCAAAAGTCAATGCGATTATTTAATCTGCGGTTTACAAACCGATCCAACTATAGACCGACCAGAAAAAAATAAACCCGTACAAACGGTAGTGGAACGTTATATACAATTAAAAGGCTGTAAATATGTTGATGAAATTGTGCCTTATACCACAGAACAAGATTTAGAAGATATATTACATTCCTTTAAAATTGATGTACGTATTGTTGGTGATGAGTACCAAAACAAAGATTTTACCGGTAGAACCTATTGCGAAGAAAATAACATAACACTGTATTTTAACCATAGAGATCATCGTTTTTCAAGTACTAGTTTAAGAAATGAAGTACACCAACGCGAACAAAAATCATAA
- a CDS encoding adenylyltransferase/cytidyltransferase family protein, producing MSKKPKAIIVSGYFNPIHKGHLEYFIQAKALADVLFVIVNNDYQRSLKGAKEFQLEDERMFIVDHIKPVDKTILSIDKDRTVCATIEKIAKEYGDSYTLAFANGGDQNNNSIPERPICEALGIELLDGLGEKIQSSSWLLKKS from the coding sequence ATGAGTAAAAAACCCAAAGCTATAATCGTTAGCGGTTATTTTAACCCAATACATAAAGGCCATTTAGAATATTTTATACAAGCAAAAGCATTGGCAGATGTATTGTTTGTAATTGTAAATAACGACTACCAACGCAGTTTAAAAGGAGCTAAAGAATTTCAACTAGAAGACGAACGCATGTTTATTGTAGACCATATAAAACCTGTAGATAAAACAATATTATCTATAGACAAAGACAGAACCGTATGTGCTACTATAGAAAAAATAGCGAAAGAATATGGAGATAGCTATACCTTGGCATTTGCAAATGGAGGCGACCAAAATAACAATTCAATTCCAGAACGTCCTATTTGTGAAGCGTTAGGAATAGAATTATTAGATGGTTTGGGTGAAAAAATACAATCATCTTCGTGGTTATTAAAAAAATCTTAA
- a CDS encoding UDP-glucose/GDP-mannose dehydrogenase family protein: MKLVIVGSGYVGLVSGTCFSEMGNKVICVDTDSAKIEKLKAGIIPIYEPGLAPMVLKNSEQGNLSFTTNLATALVDAAIVFIAVGTPMGDDGSADLQYVLAVAKEIGATMQNELIVVDKSTVPIGTADKVKATIQAALDKRQINIPFHVVSNPEFLKEGAAINDFMKPDRVVIGSDTKVATEKMKQLYAPFCMSHDRFIAMDIRSAEMTKYAANAMLATKISFMNEIANICEHVGADANMVRTGIGSDKRIGYSFIYPGAGYGGSCFPKDVKALKKIAAAHKYNAKIITAVEEVNNAQKLVIAQKVVQRFGEDLTGLTFGVWGLAFKPGTDDMREAPAIYVIKELVKRGATIKAYDPKAVEEAKLMYLKDVQHISYVNSKYTAIENAAALILLTEWKEFRSPDFEEIKKQLKTPVIFDGRNQYNSYNLEEKGFEYFQIGKSKIIVV, translated from the coding sequence ATGAAATTAGTAATTGTAGGAAGTGGATATGTAGGTTTGGTATCTGGAACTTGTTTTTCAGAAATGGGAAATAAGGTAATTTGTGTAGATACAGACAGCGCTAAAATTGAAAAACTAAAAGCTGGCATTATTCCTATTTACGAACCTGGTTTAGCACCTATGGTTTTAAAAAATTCCGAACAAGGAAATCTTTCTTTTACAACAAATCTAGCAACAGCGCTAGTAGATGCAGCTATTGTATTTATAGCGGTAGGAACACCTATGGGCGACGATGGTTCGGCAGATTTACAATATGTATTGGCAGTTGCAAAAGAAATAGGAGCAACTATGCAAAACGAATTGATAGTAGTAGATAAATCTACAGTGCCTATTGGTACAGCAGATAAGGTAAAAGCAACCATACAAGCAGCATTGGATAAACGACAAATAAACATACCATTTCATGTGGTTTCCAATCCAGAGTTTTTAAAAGAAGGTGCTGCAATTAACGATTTTATGAAACCAGACAGAGTTGTTATTGGTTCAGATACTAAAGTTGCAACTGAAAAAATGAAACAGTTGTACGCTCCATTTTGTATGTCGCACGACAGGTTTATAGCTATGGACATACGTTCTGCTGAAATGACAAAATACGCTGCAAATGCTATGCTAGCAACAAAAATTTCGTTTATGAATGAAATTGCCAATATATGTGAGCATGTAGGTGCAGATGCCAATATGGTACGTACAGGTATTGGCTCAGATAAAAGAATAGGGTATAGCTTTATTTATCCAGGGGCAGGTTATGGAGGTTCTTGTTTTCCTAAAGATGTAAAAGCATTAAAAAAAATTGCTGCAGCACATAAGTACAATGCAAAAATTATAACAGCTGTAGAAGAGGTAAACAATGCACAAAAATTGGTAATAGCACAAAAAGTAGTACAGCGTTTTGGCGAAGATTTAACAGGACTCACGTTTGGTGTTTGGGGTTTAGCCTTTAAGCCTGGAACTGATGATATGCGCGAAGCTCCTGCTATTTATGTAATTAAAGAATTGGTAAAAAGAGGCGCTACTATTAAGGCTTACGACCCTAAAGCCGTAGAAGAAGCCAAACTCATGTATTTAAAAGATGTACAACATATTAGCTATGTAAACTCTAAATACACCGCTATTGAAAATGCAGCCGCTTTAATTTTATTAACCGAATGGAAAGAATTCCGTTCTCCAGATTTTGAAGAAATTAAAAAACAATTAAAAACACCTGTTATTTTTGACGGTAGAAACCAATACAATAGTTATAATTTAGAAGAGAAAGGTTTTGAATATTTTCAAATTGGGAAAAGTAAGATTATTGTGGTTTAA
- a CDS encoding polysaccharide pyruvyl transferase family protein yields MEIGIITFHNVNNYGAVLQCYALSEILKNKGYKVELINLPLHSKSKKIRAIVSGKLSSAAFKSFRINFLPNTVESDNLKDLYIFGSDQIWNLDITKSNFKLYFGSWIKKEVPKIAYAASFGNSKWNNQDNKEDVKKLLNSFSSIGIRESSGVKICEKEFSIKCDKVLDPTFLLNNYDFLLKKINLSKLMVCYIFGKDELKINELKKIANKKNLKPVLLSDVRLRKDIKSIPFPTVSKWLSYLNTSELILTDSFHCMVFAILFKKNFIAIPAIPDRVDRMVSLLSDLGLKSRFFKNIQEVFNSEVLEEDIDYKLVDEKLEKLKVESFNFLEKSLKTIEL; encoded by the coding sequence ATGGAAATAGGGATAATAACATTTCATAATGTTAATAATTATGGAGCGGTACTTCAATGTTACGCGCTATCTGAGATTTTAAAAAACAAAGGTTATAAAGTAGAACTTATAAACTTGCCTTTACACTCTAAATCAAAAAAAATAAGAGCAATTGTTAGTGGTAAATTATCATCAGCTGCTTTTAAAAGTTTTAGAATCAATTTTTTACCTAATACTGTTGAGTCTGATAATTTAAAAGATTTATATATTTTTGGAAGTGATCAAATTTGGAATTTAGATATTACAAAGTCAAATTTTAAACTTTACTTTGGTTCATGGATTAAAAAGGAAGTACCAAAAATAGCTTACGCAGCAAGTTTTGGAAATTCAAAATGGAATAATCAAGATAACAAAGAAGATGTTAAAAAATTACTAAATTCATTTAGTAGTATTGGTATTAGAGAATCATCAGGTGTTAAAATTTGTGAAAAAGAATTTTCAATAAAATGTGATAAAGTACTTGATCCAACCTTCCTTTTAAATAATTATGATTTTTTGTTAAAAAAAATAAATTTATCAAAACTTATGGTTTGTTACATTTTTGGTAAAGATGAGTTAAAAATAAATGAACTAAAAAAAATAGCGAATAAAAAGAATTTAAAGCCTGTATTATTAAGTGATGTTAGATTGAGAAAGGATATTAAATCCATACCATTTCCTACGGTATCAAAATGGTTATCGTATTTAAATACGAGTGAGCTTATTTTAACAGACTCATTTCATTGTATGGTTTTTGCTATTCTATTTAAGAAAAATTTTATAGCTATACCTGCTATTCCAGATAGGGTTGATAGAATGGTTTCTTTATTAAGTGATTTAGGATTAAAATCTAGATTTTTTAAGAATATACAAGAAGTATTTAATTCAGAAGTTTTGGAAGAAGATATAGATTATAAGTTGGTTGATGAAAAATTGGAAAAATTAAAAGTAGAATCATTTAATTTTTTAGAAAAATCATTAAAGACAATTGAGTTATGA
- a CDS encoding oligosaccharide flippase family protein, producing MSNSFKNIAKSTSLVGGVQIFRLFFGLIRNKIIALFFGATGMGVWGLYLSFTEMIQGASSLGLEKSSVKQIAENNLDTYKRNVTIQVVTYSLAIFSLICSIIVAFFASKFSKNLFGTTEYTNGILICCLVIFINALTNIYKSILNGLREIKRLALSQFYGILVGNILVFLLVPFFGVSEIPLFFLIIAISAFVPTFLHIKKLKLSAVKVTFKEAYNNLSSLMKIGLAFWISAMFMTFITYLTKSFLQEELSVSVVGIYQASWTISNMYIGIVLSSMGVDFFPKICNVIKNKEETNKMINEQIEFGLLVSFPFIIGILIFAPLLLTLLYSTEFTQGASIIRWQMLGVTLRLLGFPFGYALMAKGKAMQYTVAQFIFSGINYLFIIWLVLNIGFDGLGINYFAAYVIYVLLIGGFCYKELNFRFNSVLLKTIGVISFFLIITGILIHFFKDGLLFLLGVIIILSTSYYSYLELQKKMDVDIVKFFKDKLKI from the coding sequence ATGAGTAATTCTTTTAAAAATATTGCAAAATCAACTAGTTTGGTTGGAGGTGTTCAAATTTTTAGATTATTTTTTGGCCTAATTAGAAATAAAATTATAGCATTATTTTTTGGAGCTACAGGTATGGGGGTATGGGGTTTATACCTTTCTTTTACAGAAATGATACAAGGTGCATCATCATTGGGTTTAGAAAAAAGTAGTGTAAAACAAATTGCAGAAAATAATTTAGACACATATAAAAGAAACGTAACAATACAGGTAGTTACTTATAGTTTGGCTATATTCTCTCTTATTTGTTCTATTATTGTAGCTTTCTTTGCTTCAAAATTTAGTAAAAACCTATTTGGTACAACCGAATATACAAATGGAATTTTAATTTGTTGTTTAGTAATTTTTATTAATGCTTTAACAAATATATATAAATCCATTTTAAATGGTTTACGTGAAATTAAAAGGTTAGCATTAAGTCAATTTTATGGAATACTTGTTGGAAATATTTTAGTTTTTTTGTTAGTGCCTTTTTTTGGAGTATCAGAAATTCCACTTTTCTTTTTAATTATTGCAATTAGTGCATTTGTACCTACTTTTTTACATATAAAAAAATTAAAATTATCTGCTGTTAAAGTAACTTTTAAAGAGGCTTATAATAATTTATCTTCTTTAATGAAAATTGGATTGGCGTTTTGGATCTCGGCAATGTTTATGACTTTTATTACATATTTAACCAAATCTTTCTTACAAGAGGAGTTGAGTGTTAGTGTTGTTGGAATTTATCAAGCTAGTTGGACTATTTCAAATATGTATATAGGTATTGTATTAAGCTCTATGGGTGTAGATTTTTTTCCTAAAATATGTAATGTTATTAAAAATAAAGAAGAAACAAATAAAATGATTAATGAGCAAATTGAATTTGGTTTACTAGTTTCATTTCCATTTATTATTGGGATATTAATTTTTGCACCATTATTATTAACATTACTTTATTCTACAGAGTTTACACAAGGTGCATCAATTATTCGTTGGCAAATGCTAGGTGTAACGCTACGCTTGTTAGGTTTTCCTTTTGGGTACGCCTTAATGGCAAAAGGAAAAGCAATGCAATATACCGTTGCACAATTTATATTTTCGGGAATAAATTACTTATTTATTATTTGGTTGGTTTTAAATATAGGGTTTGATGGTTTAGGAATAAATTATTTTGCAGCTTATGTTATTTATGTTCTATTAATAGGTGGTTTTTGTTATAAAGAATTAAACTTTAGATTTAATAGCGTTTTATTGAAAACAATTGGAGTTATTTCTTTTTTTTTAATAATAACAGGAATTCTTATTCATTTTTTTAAAGATGGCCTATTGTTTCTTTTAGGAGTTATAATAATACTTAGTACATCTTATTACTCTTATTTAGAGCTACAAAAAAAAATGGATGTTGATATTGTGAAATTTTTTAAGGATAAATTAAAAATATGA